The following coding sequences lie in one Deltaproteobacteria bacterium genomic window:
- a CDS encoding phosphate ABC transporter substrate-binding protein, which produces ASAKTALSKEYPVARPLYMYTNGQPTGEVANFIKFVLSPAGQKLVAKEGFVPLTGEAKGKPSKKGKK; this is translated from the coding sequence CGGCTTCTGCAAAGACGGCCCTTTCCAAGGAGTACCCTGTTGCCAGGCCCCTCTACATGTATACCAACGGGCAGCCGACTGGTGAAGTTGCCAACTTCATTAAGTTTGTGTTGAGTCCCGCCGGGCAGAAACTGGTCGCCAAGGAAGGGTTTGTTCCTCTAACGGGCGAGGCCAAAGGAAAACCGTCAAAAAAAGGTAAAAAATAA